A region from the Thauera humireducens genome encodes:
- the purB gene encoding adenylosuccinate lyase — MSQAAPSPLTALSPLDGRYHGKVAGLRDHFSEHGLIRNRVKVEVEWLKALAAEPKLAEIAPFSAATVAELDAVVANFSTDDGEAVKAIEATTNHDVKAMEYWLKKRLGHNAEVMKVSEFIHFACTSEDINNTSHALMLAEGRDRVLLPALDAVIARFRELAHALADLPMLSRTHGQPASPTTLGKEMANIAARLMRARAVIAGVAMTAKFNGAVGNYNAHLSAWPEFDWEGFNRRFIESLGLTFNEYTIQIEPHDAMAELFDAIARANTMLIDACRDIWMYISLGYFKQKLKEGEVGSSTMPHKVNPIDFENAEGNFGIANAVLKHFSEKLPISRMQRDLTDSTVLRNMGVGFGHTVLALDSCLRGLGKLEADPARLAADLDECWEVLAEPVQTVMRRYAIENPYEQLKAMTRGKGITRDALHDFIRTLAIPAEAREHLLAMTPASYVGKAAELARRI; from the coding sequence ATGTCCCAAGCCGCCCCGTCTCCGCTCACCGCCCTGTCTCCGCTCGATGGCCGTTATCACGGCAAGGTGGCAGGCCTGCGCGACCACTTCTCCGAACACGGCCTGATCCGCAACCGCGTGAAGGTCGAGGTCGAATGGCTGAAGGCGCTGGCGGCTGAGCCGAAGCTGGCGGAGATCGCGCCCTTCTCGGCGGCGACCGTCGCCGAGCTCGACGCCGTGGTGGCGAACTTCTCGACCGATGACGGCGAGGCGGTGAAGGCGATCGAGGCCACCACCAATCACGACGTCAAGGCCATGGAATACTGGCTCAAGAAGCGCCTCGGCCACAACGCCGAGGTGATGAAGGTGTCGGAGTTCATTCACTTCGCCTGCACGTCCGAAGACATCAACAACACCTCGCACGCGCTGATGCTGGCAGAAGGCCGCGACCGCGTGCTGCTGCCGGCGCTCGATGCGGTGATCGCCCGCTTCCGCGAACTCGCCCATGCCCTGGCCGACCTGCCGATGCTGTCGCGCACCCATGGCCAGCCCGCCAGTCCGACCACCCTCGGCAAGGAGATGGCCAACATCGCCGCGCGCCTGATGCGCGCCCGCGCGGTGATCGCCGGAGTCGCGATGACCGCCAAGTTCAACGGTGCGGTCGGCAACTACAACGCCCACCTGTCGGCCTGGCCCGAGTTCGACTGGGAAGGCTTCAACCGCCGCTTCATCGAATCCCTGGGCCTGACGTTCAACGAATACACCATCCAGATCGAACCGCACGACGCCATGGCCGAACTCTTCGACGCCATCGCCCGCGCCAACACCATGCTGATCGACGCTTGCCGCGACATCTGGATGTACATCTCGCTCGGCTACTTCAAGCAGAAGCTGAAGGAAGGCGAGGTCGGCTCCTCGACCATGCCGCACAAGGTCAATCCGATCGACTTCGAGAACGCCGAAGGCAACTTCGGCATCGCCAATGCCGTGCTCAAGCACTTCTCCGAGAAGCTGCCGATCTCGCGCATGCAGCGCGACCTCACCGACTCCACCGTGCTGCGCAACATGGGCGTGGGGTTCGGCCATACCGTGCTGGCCCTCGACAGCTGCCTGCGCGGGCTGGGCAAGCTTGAAGCCGATCCGGCGCGTCTGGCGGCCGACCTCGACGAATGCTGGGAAGTGCTGGCCGAGCCGGTGCAGACCGTGATGCGCCGCTACGCCATCGAGAATCCTTACGAGCAGCTGAAGGCCATGACCCGCGGCAAGGGCATCACCCGTGACGCGCTGCACGACTTCATTCGCACGCTGGCCATCCCCGCCGAGGCGCGCGAGCATCTGCTGGCGATGACGCCGGCGAGCTACGTCGGAAAGGCCGCCGAGCTGGCGCGCCGCATCTGA
- the secF gene encoding protein translocase subunit SecF, whose protein sequence is MEFFRIKKDIPFMRHSLVFNAISFATFLLAVFFIATRGLHLSVEFTGGTLVEVTYAEAQQLEPIRAALAADGNTDILVQHFGSARDVLIRLPNRDDIDSNGIADRVMATLNKMGAPAPELRRVEFVGPQVGKELASDGAMALLLVIIGIVIYLALRFEWRLGVATIIANLHDIVIILGFFAFFQWEFSLAVLAATLAVLGYSVNESVVIFDRVRETFRKKRGYTTEQVVDHAITSTISRTIITHGSTQIMVLSMLIFGGETLFYFALALTIGICFGIYSSVLVASPLAIWLGMKREQFVKPKQEKEEAVV, encoded by the coding sequence ATGGAATTCTTCCGCATCAAGAAAGACATCCCGTTCATGCGCCACTCGCTGGTGTTCAACGCGATCTCTTTCGCCACCTTCCTGCTCGCGGTGTTCTTCATCGCCACCCGCGGCCTGCACCTGTCGGTAGAGTTCACCGGCGGCACGCTGGTCGAAGTCACCTACGCCGAAGCCCAGCAACTCGAGCCGATCCGCGCTGCACTGGCGGCCGACGGCAACACCGACATCCTTGTGCAGCACTTCGGCAGCGCACGCGACGTCCTGATCCGCCTGCCCAACCGCGACGACATCGACAGCAACGGCATCGCCGACCGCGTGATGGCCACCCTAAACAAGATGGGGGCCCCCGCGCCGGAACTGCGCCGCGTCGAATTCGTCGGCCCCCAGGTCGGCAAGGAGCTCGCCAGCGATGGCGCAATGGCACTGCTGCTGGTGATCATCGGCATCGTCATCTATCTGGCCCTGCGCTTCGAGTGGCGTCTGGGTGTCGCCACGATCATCGCCAACCTGCACGACATCGTCATCATCCTGGGCTTCTTCGCCTTCTTCCAGTGGGAATTCTCGCTGGCGGTGCTGGCGGCCACGCTGGCGGTGCTGGGTTACTCGGTGAACGAGTCGGTGGTGATCTTCGACCGCGTACGCGAAACCTTCCGCAAGAAGCGCGGCTACACCACCGAACAGGTGGTCGACCACGCCATCACCAGCACCATCTCGCGCACCATCATCACCCACGGCAGCACGCAGATCATGGTGCTGTCGATGCTCATCTTCGGCGGCGAGACGCTCTTCTACTTCGCGCTGGCGCTGACCATCGGCATCTGCTTCGGCATCTACTCATCGGTGCTGGTCGCCAGCCCGCTGGCGATCTGGCTCGGCATGAAGCGCGAACAGTTCGTGAAACCCAAGCAGGAGAAGGAAGAGGCGGTGGTTTGA
- a CDS encoding IS1182-like element ISThu1 family transposase — MQTAQRNQIELRACDLDALLAPGHAARTVWAFVQSLDLAPLYARIKAVEGRAGRAAIDPAILVGLWLYATIDGVGSARELNRLCERDDAYRWLCGGVGVNYHSLADFRTEHAAWLDAQLTRSVAALLDRGLVQLNRVAQDGMRVRAHAKAASFRRRDRLARLLAEARAQVERLKQELHDDPAASSRRQQAARERAAREREQRLARALATLDELDKVQTKKGRTDKRKAAPPPDDEPPGSAPRVSTTDSQARVMKMADGGFRPAFNAQLAVDADTQIIAALELTNAGTDMQQMAPMHTQLRNRYGRTPAQWLADGGFAKLEHITALSAAGTEPYVPVPASRNPTIDPHLPKDGDSAAVARWRARMGTADAAEIYKARAASVECANAQLRRRGLHRFNVCGTVKARAILLWHALAHNLMRVAALEAAAAH, encoded by the coding sequence GTGCAGACGGCGCAGCGCAACCAGATCGAGTTGCGCGCCTGCGACCTGGATGCATTGCTTGCCCCCGGGCATGCCGCGCGCACCGTGTGGGCCTTCGTGCAATCGCTCGACCTGGCGCCGCTGTATGCGCGCATCAAGGCCGTGGAAGGCCGCGCGGGCCGGGCGGCGATCGATCCGGCAATCCTGGTGGGGCTGTGGCTGTACGCGACGATCGATGGTGTGGGTTCGGCGCGCGAACTGAACCGGCTGTGCGAGCGCGACGATGCCTACCGCTGGCTGTGCGGGGGCGTCGGGGTCAATTATCACAGTCTGGCCGACTTTCGCACCGAGCACGCCGCCTGGCTCGACGCACAGCTCACGCGCAGCGTAGCGGCCTTACTCGATCGGGGGTTGGTTCAGCTCAACCGCGTCGCCCAGGACGGCATGCGGGTGCGCGCCCATGCCAAAGCGGCCAGCTTCCGCCGCCGCGACCGGCTCGCCCGCCTGCTGGCAGAGGCGCGTGCGCAGGTCGAGCGGCTCAAGCAGGAACTGCATGACGATCCGGCGGCGAGCAGCCGCCGCCAGCAGGCCGCCCGGGAACGGGCCGCGCGCGAGCGCGAGCAGCGCCTGGCCCGGGCATTGGCGACCCTGGACGAGCTCGACAAGGTCCAGACGAAGAAGGGACGGACTGACAAACGCAAGGCCGCACCGCCGCCCGACGACGAGCCGCCGGGCAGCGCGCCGCGCGTGAGCACCACCGACAGCCAGGCGCGGGTGATGAAGATGGCCGACGGCGGCTTTCGCCCCGCCTTCAATGCGCAACTCGCCGTCGATGCCGATACCCAGATCATCGCCGCGCTCGAGCTGACCAATGCCGGTACCGACATGCAGCAGATGGCGCCGATGCACACCCAACTGCGCAACCGCTATGGCCGCACGCCCGCCCAGTGGCTGGCCGACGGCGGCTTCGCCAAGCTCGAGCACATCACGGCGCTCAGCGCCGCGGGCACCGAGCCCTACGTGCCGGTGCCCGCCAGCCGCAACCCAACCATCGACCCGCACCTGCCCAAGGACGGTGACAGCGCGGCCGTCGCCCGGTGGCGGGCCCGCATGGGCACCGCGGACGCTGCCGAAATCTACAAGGCGCGCGCGGCCAGCGTCGAATGTGCCAATGCCCAGTTGCGCCGTCGCGGGCTGCACCGGTTCAATGTCTGCGGCACCGTCAAGGCACGCGCCATCCTGCTCTGGCATGCGCTTGCCCATAACCTGATGCGGGTGGCGGCCCTGGAGGCCGCAGCAGCCCACTAA
- the secD gene encoding protein translocase subunit SecD encodes MNRYPLWKNLLISLVLIWGLIYTLPNFYGEVPAVQVSSAKATLKLDATVVSDRVASVLKEAGIEHDGVFSDPGSVRARFASTDIQLRAKDAIERAFNPDASDPSYVVALNLLPASPTWLTSIHALPMYLGLDLRGGVHFLLEVDMPGALTKRLDATTGDLRTLMRDKNVRHAGITREGNTVIVRFRDAVQREAGRRAIQDSTAELQLTERNDGADDFKLLATLTAQAQQTMRDFAIKQNITTLHNRINELGVAEPVIQQQGANRIVVQLPGVQDVAKAKDILGRTATLEVRMVDDTPGLLEQALNGSVPFGTELYTERGGSPLLVKKQVVLTGDRLTDAQPGFDGQTNEAAVHLTLDAAGARIFRDVTRESVGKRMAILLIEKGKGEVVTAPVIRSEIGGGRVQISGRMTTTEANDVALLLRAGSLAAPMEIIEERTVGPSLGAENIEKGFNSTLWGFLAIAVFMCAYYALFGVVSSIALAANLLMLVALLSLLQATLTLPGIAAMALTLGMAIDANVLINERIRDELRNGASPQAAIAAGYDRAWGTILDSNVTSLIAGIALLVFGSGPVRGFAVVHCLGILTSMFSAILVSRMLINFIYGRRRKIDSLSIGQVWKPGND; translated from the coding sequence ATGAATCGCTACCCTCTCTGGAAGAACCTCCTCATCAGCCTCGTGCTGATCTGGGGCCTGATCTACACCCTGCCCAATTTCTATGGCGAGGTCCCCGCAGTCCAGGTGTCCAGCGCCAAGGCCACGCTCAAGCTCGACGCCACGGTCGTCTCCGATCGCGTCGCCAGTGTGCTGAAGGAGGCCGGTATCGAGCACGACGGCGTCTTCTCCGACCCGGGCAGCGTGCGTGCCCGCTTCGCCAGCACCGACATCCAGTTGCGCGCGAAGGACGCGATCGAGCGCGCCTTCAACCCCGACGCAAGTGACCCGTCCTACGTCGTCGCGCTGAACCTGCTGCCAGCATCGCCCACTTGGCTGACCTCGATCCACGCGCTGCCGATGTACCTCGGGCTCGACCTGCGCGGTGGCGTCCATTTCCTGCTCGAAGTCGACATGCCGGGCGCGCTGACCAAGCGCCTCGACGCGACCACCGGTGACCTGCGCACGCTGATGCGCGACAAGAACGTGCGCCACGCAGGCATCACCCGGGAGGGCAACACCGTCATCGTGCGCTTCCGCGACGCCGTACAGCGCGAAGCCGGACGTCGCGCCATTCAGGACAGCACAGCCGAACTGCAGCTGACCGAGCGCAACGACGGCGCCGACGATTTCAAGCTGCTCGCCACGCTGACCGCGCAAGCGCAGCAGACGATGCGCGACTTCGCCATCAAGCAGAACATCACCACCCTGCATAACCGCATCAACGAACTCGGCGTCGCCGAGCCGGTGATCCAGCAGCAGGGCGCCAACCGCATCGTGGTTCAGTTGCCGGGCGTGCAGGACGTCGCCAAGGCCAAGGACATCCTCGGCCGCACGGCGACGCTGGAAGTGCGCATGGTGGACGACACGCCGGGCTTGCTCGAACAGGCCCTCAACGGCAGCGTTCCCTTCGGCACCGAACTGTACACCGAACGCGGCGGCTCGCCCTTGCTGGTGAAGAAGCAGGTGGTGCTGACCGGCGACCGCCTCACCGACGCCCAGCCCGGCTTCGACGGCCAGACCAACGAAGCCGCCGTCCATCTGACGCTGGACGCTGCCGGCGCGCGCATCTTCCGTGACGTCACCCGCGAGAGCGTGGGCAAGCGCATGGCGATCCTGCTGATCGAGAAGGGCAAGGGCGAGGTCGTGACCGCGCCGGTGATCCGCAGCGAGATCGGCGGCGGACGGGTACAGATTTCGGGCCGCATGACCACCACCGAAGCCAATGACGTCGCCCTGCTGCTGCGCGCCGGCTCGCTGGCCGCGCCGATGGAGATCATCGAGGAACGCACCGTCGGCCCGAGCCTGGGGGCGGAGAACATCGAGAAGGGCTTCAACTCCACCCTGTGGGGCTTCCTCGCCATTGCCGTGTTCATGTGCGCCTACTACGCGCTGTTCGGCGTCGTTTCGTCGATCGCGCTGGCCGCCAACCTGCTGATGCTGGTCGCGCTGCTGTCGCTGCTGCAGGCCACGCTGACGCTGCCGGGCATCGCCGCCATGGCACTGACGCTGGGCATGGCAATCGACGCCAACGTGCTGATCAACGAGCGCATCCGCGACGAACTGCGCAACGGCGCCAGCCCGCAGGCGGCAATCGCCGCCGGCTACGACCGTGCCTGGGGCACCATCCTCGACTCCAACGTCACCAGCCTGATCGCGGGTATCGCCCTGCTGGTGTTCGGCTCGGGTCCGGTGCGCGGCTTCGCCGTGGTGCACTGTCTCGGCATCCTGACCTCCATGTTCAGCGCCATCCTGGTGTCGCGCATGCTGATCAACTTCATCTACGGCCGCCGACGCAAGATCGACAGCCTGTCCATCGGCCAGGTCTGGAAACCGGGTAACGACTGA
- a CDS encoding DUF2322 family protein, whose protein sequence is MAFADNLKTLPGVSHLAALNLIDAADAVVATIENKPGQAGSLLVYNHLAQLYGAISPEAARKGLELYAEHTEDARAHPGKHPNIDRLVGLIERGETLKVKQVFAV, encoded by the coding sequence ATGGCTTTCGCTGACAACCTCAAGACCCTTCCCGGCGTGTCGCACCTGGCCGCGCTGAACCTGATCGATGCCGCCGACGCGGTCGTCGCCACGATCGAGAACAAGCCCGGCCAGGCCGGTTCGCTGCTTGTCTATAACCACCTCGCCCAACTCTACGGCGCGATCAGTCCCGAGGCCGCGCGGAAGGGGCTTGAGCTGTACGCCGAACACACCGAGGATGCTCGCGCTCACCCGGGCAAGCATCCCAACATCGACCGCCTGGTCGGTCTCATCGAGCGTGGCGAGACGCTCAAGGTGAAGCAGGTGTTCGCGGTCTGA
- a CDS encoding transposase, which translates to MDVVIPRRTRRTHSEAFKQSVISACREPGISVTGVALANGLNANQVHRWIRGRGVEPPSRRRPASAELTTLSEPGFVPAQVAPAVGEAVIRLEAQRGNTRVKLEWPLQAADACGAWLREWLA; encoded by the coding sequence ATGGACGTCGTTATCCCGCGCCGGACGCGGCGCACGCACAGCGAAGCCTTCAAGCAATCAGTGATCTCGGCCTGCCGTGAGCCCGGCATCTCGGTGACCGGCGTAGCCCTGGCCAATGGCCTGAACGCCAACCAAGTCCATCGCTGGATACGCGGGCGTGGCGTCGAGCCGCCGAGCCGGCGCAGGCCGGCCAGCGCTGAGCTCACGACGCTGTCCGAGCCGGGCTTTGTGCCGGCGCAGGTCGCCCCGGCCGTCGGCGAGGCCGTGATCCGCCTCGAGGCACAGCGCGGCAACACCCGCGTCAAGCTCGAGTGGCCGCTCCAGGCCGCTGATGCGTGCGGGGCGTGGCTACGCGAGTGGCTCGCATGA
- the tgt gene encoding tRNA guanosine(34) transglycosylase Tgt, whose translation MQFELLTTDGGARRGRLTLTHGVVETPVFMPVGTYGTVKAMTPAMLSDIGAQICLGNTFHLWLRPGLDIIRAHEGLHRFMGWDKPILTDSGGFQVFSLGALRKITEEGVKFASPIDGAKLFLTPEISMQIQSVLNSDIVMIFDECTPYPATRDEAAKSMRLSQRWARRSRDEFDRLENRNALFGIVQGGMYEDLRDESQAALEEIGFHGFAIGGLSVGEPKEDMARILAHTAPRLPQGKPRYLMGVGTPEDIVDGVAAGIDMFDCVMPTRNARNGWLFTRYGDIKIKNAVHKADTRPLDPSCDCYTCRNFSRAYLHHLHRTGEILGSMLNTVHNLRYYQTLTSELRDAIANGQFDAYVQRFRSERATGTQ comes from the coding sequence ATGCAGTTTGAACTCCTCACCACCGATGGCGGCGCCCGCCGCGGCCGCCTGACGCTTACCCACGGCGTGGTCGAAACGCCGGTCTTCATGCCGGTCGGCACCTATGGCACGGTCAAGGCGATGACGCCTGCGATGCTCTCCGACATCGGCGCGCAGATCTGCCTGGGCAACACCTTCCACCTGTGGCTGCGACCGGGACTGGACATCATCCGCGCCCACGAGGGCCTGCACCGCTTCATGGGCTGGGACAAGCCCATCCTCACCGACTCGGGCGGCTTTCAGGTCTTCAGCCTGGGCGCGCTGCGCAAGATCACGGAAGAAGGCGTCAAGTTCGCCAGCCCGATCGACGGCGCCAAGCTGTTCCTGACACCCGAGATCTCGATGCAGATCCAGTCCGTGCTGAACTCGGACATCGTGATGATCTTCGACGAATGCACGCCCTACCCCGCCACCCGTGACGAGGCCGCCAAGTCGATGCGGCTGTCGCAGCGCTGGGCCAGGCGCTCGCGCGACGAGTTCGATCGCCTCGAGAACAGGAATGCACTGTTCGGCATCGTCCAGGGCGGCATGTACGAGGACCTGCGCGACGAGTCGCAAGCCGCACTGGAGGAGATCGGCTTCCACGGCTTCGCCATCGGCGGCCTGTCGGTGGGCGAACCGAAGGAGGACATGGCGCGCATCCTCGCCCATACCGCGCCGCGACTGCCGCAGGGCAAGCCGCGCTACCTGATGGGCGTGGGTACGCCGGAGGACATCGTCGACGGCGTCGCCGCCGGCATCGACATGTTCGATTGCGTGATGCCGACCCGCAACGCACGCAACGGCTGGCTGTTCACCCGCTACGGCGACATCAAGATCAAGAACGCGGTGCACAAGGCCGACACCCGTCCGCTCGACCCGTCCTGCGACTGCTACACCTGCCGCAACTTCAGCCGCGCCTACCTGCACCACCTGCACCGCACCGGGGAAATCCTGGGCAGCATGCTCAACACGGTGCACAACCTGCGCTACTACCAGACGCTGACTTCGGAGCTGCGCGACGCCATCGCCAACGGCCAGTTCGACGCCTACGTGCAGCGCTTCCGCAGCGAACGTGCCACCGGCACGCAATGA
- the queA gene encoding tRNA preQ1(34) S-adenosylmethionine ribosyltransferase-isomerase QueA → MPLTLNDFDYPLPPDLIAQAPLAERSASRLLVVQPAEGGADALLDRSFADLPEFVGPNDLLVFNDTRVIHARLFGVKASGGQVEVLIERAVGPHEALAQVRASKSPRTGGILRLADAFDVEVLGRVGEFYHLRFPAGQNLFELLERHGKLPLPPYIQRAAGAEDESRYQTVFAREPGSVAAPTAGLHFDEGVLARIAERGAKCAWLTLHVGAGTFQPVRVDDLGEHRMHRERYVIPQETVDAIAATRAAGGRVIAVGTTSMRALEAAAQDGPLEAGSGETEIFILPGFHFQVVDALVTNFHLPKSTLLMLVSAFAGMDSIRGAYAHAIAQRYRFFSYGDAMFLTRRNEAENDAV, encoded by the coding sequence ATGCCATTGACGCTGAACGATTTCGACTATCCCCTTCCGCCCGACTTGATCGCCCAGGCCCCCCTGGCCGAGCGCAGCGCCAGCAGGTTGCTCGTGGTACAGCCGGCCGAAGGGGGCGCCGACGCACTGCTGGACCGCAGCTTCGCGGACCTGCCCGAATTCGTCGGTCCCAACGACCTGCTGGTGTTCAACGACACCCGCGTGATCCATGCGCGCCTGTTTGGCGTGAAGGCCAGTGGCGGCCAGGTCGAAGTCCTGATCGAGCGCGCCGTCGGCCCCCACGAAGCGCTGGCCCAGGTGCGCGCGAGCAAGTCCCCCAGAACCGGCGGCATCCTGCGCCTCGCCGACGCCTTCGACGTCGAGGTACTGGGGCGCGTGGGCGAGTTCTATCACCTGCGTTTTCCGGCTGGTCAAAACCTGTTCGAACTGCTCGAGCGCCACGGCAAGCTGCCGCTTCCGCCCTACATCCAGCGCGCCGCAGGCGCCGAGGACGAGAGCCGCTACCAGACGGTGTTCGCGCGCGAGCCCGGCTCGGTCGCAGCGCCCACCGCCGGCCTGCACTTCGATGAAGGCGTGCTCGCCCGCATCGCCGAGCGCGGTGCGAAATGCGCCTGGCTCACGCTGCACGTCGGCGCCGGCACCTTTCAGCCGGTGCGGGTGGACGACCTCGGCGAGCATCGCATGCATCGCGAACGCTACGTGATCCCGCAGGAAACGGTGGACGCGATTGCAGCGACCCGCGCTGCAGGCGGACGCGTGATCGCGGTTGGCACCACTAGCATGCGCGCGCTCGAGGCCGCCGCACAGGACGGACCGCTGGAAGCCGGCAGCGGCGAGACCGAGATCTTCATCCTGCCCGGCTTCCACTTCCAGGTGGTCGATGCGCTGGTCACCAACTTCCACCTGCCCAAATCCACGCTGCTGATGCTGGTCTCCGCCTTTGCCGGCATGGACAGTATCCGCGGCGCCTACGCCCACGCCATCGCGCAGCGCTATCGCTTCTTCAGCTACGGCGACGCGATGTTCCTCACCCGCAGAAACGAAGCAGAGAACGATGCAGTTTGA
- the tnpB gene encoding IS66 family insertion sequence element accessory protein TnpB (TnpB, as the term is used for proteins encoded by IS66 family insertion elements, is considered an accessory protein, since TnpC, encoded by a neighboring gene, is a DDE family transposase.), which yields MIHIDALWLSAAPLDMRAGMDTLLAQVVRVFGEAHPHHAYLFSNRRGTRLKVLVHDCFGVWLACRRLNQGRFHWTEYQGGVALTRAQFDALVLGLPWQRLGDGGVIRTL from the coding sequence ATGATCCACATCGATGCGCTGTGGCTGTCGGCGGCGCCTTTGGACATGCGCGCAGGCATGGACACGCTGCTCGCGCAGGTCGTGCGCGTGTTCGGCGAGGCCCATCCGCATCACGCCTACCTCTTCAGCAACCGGCGTGGCACGCGCTTGAAGGTGCTGGTCCATGACTGCTTCGGGGTGTGGCTCGCGTGCCGGCGCCTGAACCAGGGCCGCTTTCACTGGACCGAGTATCAGGGCGGTGTCGCACTCACCCGGGCGCAGTTCGATGCGCTGGTGCTCGGGCTGCCGTGGCAGCGGCTGGGCGATGGCGGTGTGATCCGGACACTCTGA
- a CDS encoding tyrosine-type recombinase/integrase: protein MASIVRRGDYQYQVTIRRKGFPKQCKTFESEREARDWAKVVESEMIRGVFTDRSELERTTLGELLERYGDEVTVEKLGARQEKGRIRHWMSHPLAKRSLASLRSKDFADYRNARLKVVSAHTVRLELALISAVFNHAAKDWSMPQPNLVKGIRPPKTPPGRDRRLIGDEEDRILAAAGKARAYPHMLVAAIELAVETGIREDRLATMRWSQVNLQKGVVKVMTKDELHEQELVSVPLSMRALQILESLPRDISGKVFGCAFPTGNVLGKAFERACKRAKIEDLRFHDLRHEAASRLAPHMPMVTLAKIMGWKTVQMAMRYYNPTDDELVKARRAAA, encoded by the coding sequence ATGGCCAGTATCGTGAGGCGCGGGGACTACCAGTATCAGGTCACCATCCGCCGCAAAGGTTTCCCCAAACAGTGCAAAACTTTCGAGTCTGAGCGCGAAGCGAGAGATTGGGCGAAGGTTGTCGAATCCGAGATGATTCGCGGCGTGTTCACTGATCGAAGCGAGCTTGAACGAACGACGCTCGGTGAACTGCTTGAGCGCTACGGAGACGAAGTCACCGTAGAAAAGCTCGGCGCCAGGCAAGAGAAGGGGCGCATCCGTCATTGGATGTCCCACCCGCTGGCCAAGAGGAGCCTAGCGAGTCTGCGGTCGAAAGATTTTGCGGACTACCGTAACGCGCGCCTGAAAGTGGTCAGTGCGCACACTGTTCGGCTCGAACTCGCCTTGATCAGTGCAGTCTTCAATCACGCGGCTAAGGATTGGTCAATGCCGCAGCCGAACCTGGTCAAGGGTATTCGGCCTCCGAAAACGCCCCCTGGTCGTGACCGTCGCTTGATTGGTGACGAGGAAGACCGGATCCTGGCCGCAGCCGGGAAGGCGCGCGCCTATCCGCACATGCTGGTCGCCGCTATCGAACTGGCCGTTGAGACAGGCATTCGAGAAGACCGTCTGGCAACTATGCGCTGGAGTCAGGTCAACCTGCAAAAGGGCGTCGTCAAGGTCATGACGAAAGACGAGCTCCATGAGCAGGAGCTGGTGTCGGTTCCGCTCTCGATGCGCGCGCTGCAGATTCTGGAGTCGTTGCCGAGGGATATCTCGGGCAAGGTGTTTGGTTGTGCTTTCCCGACGGGCAATGTCCTCGGAAAGGCCTTCGAACGCGCTTGCAAGCGAGCCAAGATCGAGGACCTGCGATTTCACGATTTGCGGCATGAAGCGGCGAGCAGGCTTGCTCCCCACATGCCGATGGTGACCCTGGCGAAGATCATGGGCTGGAAGACTGTTCAGATGGCCATGCGCTACTACAACCCAACTGATGACGAACTCGTTAAGGCAAGGCGGGCTGCTGCTTAA
- the yajC gene encoding preprotein translocase subunit YajC, whose translation MLISNAYAQAAGGDPSGGLMGLLPLILMFVVLWFLMIRPQMKRAKEHKAMVEALAKGDEVVTGGGIAGRVTEVGDSFVQVEVAANTVVAVQKQAVATVLPKGTLKSL comes from the coding sequence GTGCTGATTTCCAATGCCTATGCCCAAGCCGCGGGCGGCGACCCCAGCGGTGGCCTGATGGGACTGCTGCCCCTGATTCTGATGTTCGTGGTGCTGTGGTTCCTGATGATTCGTCCGCAGATGAAGCGCGCCAAGGAACACAAGGCCATGGTTGAAGCCCTGGCCAAGGGCGACGAAGTGGTGACCGGTGGCGGCATTGCCGGTCGCGTGACCGAAGTCGGCGACAGCTTCGTGCAGGTCGAAGTCGCTGCAAACACCGTGGTCGCCGTGCAGAAGCAGGCCGTGGCCACCGTGCTGCCCAAGGGCACGCTGAAGTCCCTGTAA